A genomic segment from Rhizoctonia solani chromosome 11, complete sequence encodes:
- a CDS encoding Reverse transcriptase (RNA-dependent DNA polymerase): MATSTCCLDAPYRHLGHQLCGAKIFTKLDLRWGYNNIQVKEGNKWKTAFWAKYRLYKSLVMTFGLTNAHAAFQHFMNKLFKDLLDVCVIIYLNDILIYSKNDANHSKHVHEVLCCLMENQFFCKASKCTFHVTLVEYLGIVVSDEGFSLDKLKIQAVQDWPMPTKVMDVVDTLDTREFIPIFSNLN, encoded by the coding sequence atggccacaagcacctgctgccttgatgccccttacagacatctaggacaccagctctgtggtgccaagatcttcaccaagctggacctaagatggggttacaacaacatccaagtcaaggaaggcaacaaatggaaaactgccttctGGGCCAAGTACAGGTTATACAAATCActggttatgacctttggcctgacaaatgcCCATGCtgccttccagcacttcatgaacaaactgttcaaggacttgCTTGATGTCtgtgtcatcatctacctcaATGATATCTTGATCTACTCCAAAAATGATGCCAACCACTCTAAACATGTCCATGAAGTCCTATGCTGCCTGATGGAAAACCAGTTTTTCTGCAAAGCATCAAAGTGCACATTCCATGTGACTTTGGTAGAATACCTGGGGATTGTTGTTTCTGATGAGGGATTCAGTttggataaactcaaaatccaggcagttcAGGATTGGCCTATGCCCACCAAGGTCATggatgttgtagacacacttgataccagagAATtcattcccattttctcaaatttaaactaa
- a CDS encoding Retrotransposable element Tf2 protein — MGYDTVGLDSNKKPLFINLHIQNSPAEPLKTLIDSGATLNFISPLIVETYKIPKTQLKNPQVVRMLDGTISQTGCIWHQVQLAVLANGHTRSIPFLVCPIGNTLAILGMTWLTTESPLIDWQQGLVTFPKQVQIASEEEADPNPLTDLPNQYHEFTKVFGEEEFKVLPPHREYDILIDLTPNAKLSPGPIYGITDAESKALKQHIDEELKTGKICPSTSLAGAPVMFVKKVDGSLRLVVDYQKLNDVTHKNVYPLPRQDNLMAKLRHTKIFTKLDLRWGYNNVQIKEGDKWKTAFHTKYGLFEYLVMLFGLTNAPAAFQYFMIDLFRDLIDVSVVIYLDDILIFSENPKDHPSHVREVLSHLMENQLFCKLSKCHFHVTTVDYLGIVISPSGFSTDQKKIEAVTSWPTPRTVKQVQAFLGFVNYLCQFIPNLSSVAHPLHNLTKKETPWSWSNLEEEAFQELKSLVTQSPVLIHSNPDLPYYLETDASGVAMGAILSQRGKDNCLHPVAYMSKSFSGAEANYNTHNKELLAIIKALEEWQIFLEATDRPIQVFMDHRNSEYWMQAQTFNWRHAQWCIFLRKPDALSRRSNYIDTPTEPEVMIPAKVFANTSEEELEIANCCPHALVIALKPLEVPPFLFHTISYDFTTGFPKLQGQDAILVIIDSFSKFGHFIPTSKKTISDRRTTFTGKFLRALYKQLGVKLAFSSAYHPESDGQTERVNQFIKFYLCSYIAADHSDWAAWLPLVEYVYNNTKHTATGKTPFELVYGRNPVMKPSNVPSNVPEADQVADTLAKEWKEAKAALRMSKERMSREKGTIPEYSIGKKVWLDGKNMELRTNSNKLDPKHLGPFEVTKKISSHAYHLKLLESLKIHNVFYVGLLSKSHESPSQLFPECPPPETIEGEEEYKVEQILDSKRQQGKWFYLIKWKGYSPEDNSWEPEELLEHSQEEIKHFNQARLRKACDSTKSL, encoded by the exons atgggttatgacactgTTGGTCTTGATTCAAACAAAAAACCACTGTTCATCAACCTACACATCCAGAATTCCCCAGCAGAACCCCTgaaaaccctcattgactctggagccacattgaatttcatctcccccttgattgtggaaacatacaaaattccaaaaacccaactcaaaaatccacaagttgtgagaatgctagatggtacaatctcccagactggttgcatttggcaccaggttcaacttgcggttttggccaatggtcACACACgttccattcctttccttgtctGCCCAATAGGCAACACCTTGGctatccttggcatgacatggctcacaaCAGAAtcccccttgattgattggcaacagggccTAGTAACCTTCCCCAAGCAAGTAcagattgcctctgaggaagaagcagacccaaATCCCTTAACGGATCTCCCTAACCAATATCATGAATTCactaaggtatttggggaagaagagtttaAAGTCCTCCCACCacacagggaatatgacatcTTGATTGATCTCACTCCCAATGCTAAACTCTCTCCTGGCCCAATATATGGCATTACTGATGCAGAGTCCAAGGCACTCAAACAGCACATTGATGAAGAGTTAAAaacaggcaagatctgccctagtacctccttggCAGGCGCACCAgttatgtttgtcaaaaaggtgGATGGTTCCCTTAGGCTAGTTGTGGATTATCAAAAACTCAATGATGTAACCCACAAGAATGTgtacccactcccaaggcaggacaacctcatggctaaaTTAAGACACACCAAGATATTCACCAAGCTTGACTTACgctggggatacaacaacgtccaaatcaaagaaggggacaaatggaaaactgcatTCCACACAAAATATGGCTTGTTTGAGTACTTGGTTATGCTGTTTGGTCTCACAAATGCCCCTGCAGCATTTCAGTATTTTATGATTGACCTGTTCAGGGACTTGATTGATGTCTCAGTGGTGATCTATTTAGATGACATATtaatcttctcagaaaacccCAAGGACCATCCTAGCCACGTCAGAGAGGTCCTATCACACCTAATGGAAAATCAACTGTTTTGCAAACTGTCAAAATGCCACTTTCACGTCACTACAGTTGACTACCTAGGCATTGTCATTTCCCCTTCTGGTTTTTCCAcagaccagaagaagattgaagcTGTTACTTCATGGCCTACACCTAGAACTGTCAAACAGgttcaggccttcctaggatttgtcaactacctctgTCAATTCATTCCCAACCTCAGTTCTGTGGCACACCCACTTcacaacctcacaaaaaaggaaactcccTGGTCATGGAGTAAcctggaagaggaagcattccaggaattgaagtcccttgtcacccagtcaccAGTCCTTATCCATTCAAACCCAGATCTACCTtattaccttgaaacagatgcatcaggggtagccatgggagccatactcagccaaagaGGAAAGGATAATTGCCTCCACCCAGTagcctatatgtccaaatcctttTCAGGAGCAGAGGCTAACTACAATacacacaataaggagcttctggcaattatcaaggcattggaggaatggcaaatCTTCCTAGAGgcaacggacagaccaatccaggtATTCATGGATCACAGAAACtcggaatattggatgcaggctcAGACATTTAATTGGAGACATGCCCAATGGTGCATTTTCCTGA gaaaaccagatgcatTATCCAGGAGATCCAATTATATTGACACCCCTacggaaccagaagtcatgatCCCAGCCAAGGTTTTTGCCAATacgtcagaagaggaacttgaGATA GCCAATTGCTGCCCCCACGcactggtcattgccctcaaacccttagaagttcctCCATTTCTGTTCCATACAATTTCCTATGACTTTACCACAGGATTCCCCAAGTTGCAGGGACAGGATGCAATCTTGGTAATCAtagactccttctccaagtttggccacttcattcctacctcaaaaaag ACAATCTCAGACCGCAGAACAACCTTCACCGGAAAGTTCCTAAGAGCTCTCTACAAAcaacttggagtcaaacTGGCATTTTCCTCTGCATATCACCCTGaatcagatggacagacagaaagggtgaaccagttcatcaaGTTCTATCTTTGCTCCTACATAGCTGCTGATCATTCAGACTGGGCTGCTTGGTTGCCTTTGGTGGAATACGTGTACAATAACACCAAACACACAGCCACaggaaaaaccccctttgagttggtctatggaagaaacccagTAATGAAGCCATCCAATGTTCCATCCAATGTTCCAGAGGCAGATCAAGTAGCAGACACCCTGGCtaaagaatggaaagaagccaaagcAGCCCtaagaatgagcaaggaaagaATGTCCAGGGAGAAAGGAACAATACCAGAATACTCAATTGGCAAAAAGGTCTGGCTAGACGGAAAGAACATGGAGCTCAGAACCAATTCCAACAAACTAGATCCCAAACACCTAGGTCCCTTTGAAGTCACCAAGAAGATTTCCAGCCATGCCTACCACTTAAAACTTCTGGAATCCCTGAAAAttcacaacgtcttctacgtgggatTACTGTCCAAATCTCATGAATCTCCAAGCCAGCTGTTCCCAGAATGCCCTCCTCCTGAAACTatagaaggagaggaggagTACAAAGTGGAACAGATCCTTGATTCAAAAAGACAgcagggaaaatggttctaccttatcaaatggaagggatacagCCCAGAAGAtaactcctgggaaccagaagagctACTGGAAcatagccaagaagagatcaagcacttcaaccaagctagactcagaaaggcttgtgactccaccaagagcctttaa